The proteins below are encoded in one region of Planctopirus limnophila DSM 3776:
- a CDS encoding ArsR/SmtB family transcription factor, producing the protein MTILPDSHPQACSAILAAASMTTLFNLSLPNFFLRFCHLSNADQRIYSRNSNPYTDSNIERCRSMPSSTVATREMAELLGVLSHPCRVQIVEELRDSERNVNALQELLGISHSGVSQHLALLRTRKLLKERRSGRHVYYRLANPRLAEWLRMGNVFLDQPTPDQIENSGTSSNASTNASSSMSWEAHVLHQKVVPQPEPSRSNGMSGDRLPEQTSLGEHRNFNPTDYSETVVVDKPMDLSDSSTTQPT; encoded by the coding sequence TTGACCATCCTGCCCGACAGCCACCCACAGGCTTGTTCAGCAATTCTTGCCGCAGCCAGCATGACAACCTTGTTCAACTTGTCATTGCCAAACTTTTTCTTACGATTTTGTCATCTTTCTAACGCCGATCAACGTATCTACAGTCGTAACAGTAACCCGTACACAGATTCAAACATCGAAAGGTGTCGATCGATGCCGTCCTCGACTGTTGCTACCAGGGAAATGGCTGAGCTTCTTGGAGTCCTGTCGCATCCCTGCCGCGTCCAGATTGTGGAAGAATTGCGCGACAGTGAACGTAATGTCAATGCTCTTCAAGAGTTGCTAGGAATCAGCCACTCCGGTGTTTCACAACACCTGGCACTCTTAAGAACGCGCAAATTGCTCAAAGAACGCCGTTCAGGCAGGCATGTTTATTACCGGCTGGCAAATCCCCGGCTCGCCGAGTGGCTGAGAATGGGAAATGTGTTCCTCGATCAACCCACACCCGATCAAATAGAGAACTCCGGGACAAGTAGCAATGCATCCACAAATGCCAGTTCGTCGATGAGTTGGGAGGCACACGTTCTGCATCAGAAGGTCGTCCCTCAGCCGGAGCCATCACGATCTAATGGAATGTCAGGCGATCGCTTGCCGGAACAGACTTCACTCGGTGAACATCGCAATTTCAATCCAACAGATTATTCAGAAACGGTTGTGGTCGACAAACCGATGGATCTGTCAGACTCCTCCACGACCCAGCCGACATAA
- the aroH gene encoding chorismate mutase, whose protein sequence is MSVRGIRGATCVDCDNPELLLAATRELLAELLQQNEIVDFDEIVSAIFTTTPDLTSTFPAEAARALGMRQVPLLCASEIAVPQALPRCIRVLLHVNSSKAPSEIVHVYLGEAKKLRPDIQSAQ, encoded by the coding sequence ATGTCCGTCAGAGGAATTCGTGGTGCAACCTGTGTGGATTGCGATAATCCTGAACTGCTTCTGGCTGCGACTCGAGAACTCCTGGCAGAACTGCTTCAGCAGAATGAAATCGTCGATTTCGACGAAATCGTTTCAGCGATCTTCACGACAACCCCCGATCTCACCTCGACATTTCCGGCCGAGGCGGCTCGCGCTCTCGGGATGAGGCAAGTGCCACTCCTGTGCGCATCAGAGATCGCAGTTCCCCAGGCGTTGCCACGTTGTATTCGTGTGTTATTGCATGTGAACTCAAGTAAGGCACCCAGTGAAATTGTGCATGTCTACCTGGGAGAAGCCAAGAAGTTGCGTCCCGATATTCAGAGTGCGCAGTAA
- a CDS encoding Swt1 family HEPN domain-containing protein, with protein sequence MPTPADRIHLALEILVEEWTPFIRQELSKSYGHRVEEVILAQIRGDRNMASARFSDPLSDPHILLNVVWEQWNHCFRHQLGIFERSLISELREFRNQLAHQSFLTEDDAYRVLDSVQRLLVATGHTQRATQLEDEKVDALRQKFGHRVNRELARIRFNRRRLLDIALYSLCCFALVTTLWSFLWERHWLATLLLIAFVIFTFGYFIYQRLSAAIPVFGVHECAHCRRVIYTESCPYCEQSPAHRHRRAQILDPREEADATLAHETLEMIDQSANPLELISKVPR encoded by the coding sequence GTGCCCACACCTGCCGATCGCATCCATCTGGCCCTCGAAATCCTTGTCGAAGAGTGGACCCCATTCATTCGACAGGAATTGAGCAAGTCGTATGGACATCGAGTCGAAGAAGTCATTCTTGCGCAGATTCGCGGTGATCGAAACATGGCCTCTGCCAGATTTTCCGATCCGCTGTCAGATCCCCATATCTTGCTGAATGTGGTCTGGGAACAGTGGAATCACTGCTTTCGCCATCAGTTGGGAATCTTTGAACGGAGCCTGATCAGCGAACTGCGTGAGTTTCGTAATCAGTTAGCTCATCAGTCGTTTCTCACTGAAGACGATGCCTACCGAGTGCTCGATAGCGTTCAGCGGTTATTGGTGGCGACAGGCCACACCCAGCGGGCGACTCAGTTAGAAGATGAAAAGGTCGATGCACTCCGGCAGAAATTCGGGCATCGCGTCAATCGCGAACTGGCCAGAATTCGGTTCAATCGACGGCGTCTGCTCGACATCGCACTCTACAGTCTCTGCTGCTTTGCATTGGTCACAACGTTGTGGAGCTTTCTGTGGGAGCGTCACTGGCTGGCCACATTACTGCTGATTGCCTTCGTGATCTTTACCTTTGGTTACTTCATCTATCAGCGTCTGAGTGCTGCAATTCCGGTCTTTGGCGTCCATGAATGTGCTCATTGCCGCAGGGTCATCTACACAGAATCTTGCCCGTACTGTGAACAATCGCCTGCACATCGGCATAGACGAGCTCAAATTCTCGATCCTCGGGAAGAGGCTGATGCGACGCTCGCTCACGAGACACTGGAAATGATTGACCAGAGTGCAAATCCTCTGGAACTGATTTCCAAAGTTCCGCGCTGA
- a CDS encoding ATP-binding cassette domain-containing protein, with protein sequence MSRLSSSTSRAEPGELRHAETDRNDYGDETECFSSGTSQGAALAGALVEFGRLTENPWEPLIVQRELEAAARCWQGDFDSKWWKWAIEVARSHGLAIRLMDLTISEVHALAKHGGIALCRTEPIPTVPIPNASAPSSKAAPELAERLFVVSGRKKTLAMEFANDLYGKDLPWLNFVQSFPQVAVRCVVFEPNIDGLGAGHEHHQPPWKRLLRMIAPEKNEIWTIFLMACAAGLLSVSAPLAAQQLVRAVTFGGVFQPIIVLSIILLGLLSLLGAFQILKIYISEVIQRRLFTRITADLAWRLPRVKESEWMHHDGQELVNRFLEVVTLQKVISSLLVDGLAIILATIVGMTLMAFYHPFLLGYDLVLIVLLSIIILTMGRGGVRTSIEESNNKYMALAWFEELVRVPAIFRTPDGAALAWQRSDALCTRYLNARQSHFTIVLRQYIALAILQAVAATALLGLGGYLVLREQLTLGQLVAAELIVATIVGSFLKLGKHLEEWFDLMAAVNKLGHLFDLPVTQQRGVLLPESRKPIALDMRNVSWGHSPGVGHWMTPHLTCAVTPGSSLAILDNQPEHRSKILSALAGEAYEFEGIIELDGLPLNDLRKDLVRSQVAFVQMPEILSASIATNVHLHRPDVSDQTVKRRLEDVALMARIETLHGGIHTELSAKGDPLSSTEQMQLMLARAMAGSPRLLLIDGWLDGLPDHLRQRLLGVLFAPDRTWTTIIATSRPDIAALCDQTIEMDSAESRPLEAPRQPSLPAT encoded by the coding sequence GTGAGCAGATTATCATCTTCGACATCGAGAGCTGAGCCGGGGGAACTCCGCCACGCGGAGACTGATCGAAACGACTACGGAGATGAAACCGAGTGCTTCTCATCCGGAACGAGTCAGGGTGCGGCTTTAGCCGGCGCACTGGTCGAATTCGGTAGACTCACCGAAAATCCGTGGGAACCTCTGATCGTTCAACGTGAACTCGAAGCAGCCGCCCGGTGCTGGCAGGGTGACTTCGACAGTAAGTGGTGGAAGTGGGCCATCGAAGTTGCCAGGTCTCATGGTTTGGCCATCCGGCTCATGGATCTGACGATCAGTGAAGTTCATGCACTTGCGAAACATGGTGGTATCGCCCTTTGTCGCACTGAACCAATTCCAACTGTGCCAATTCCAAACGCCTCAGCTCCATCTTCGAAAGCCGCACCAGAACTGGCTGAGAGGCTGTTCGTCGTCTCGGGACGAAAAAAAACGCTGGCCATGGAGTTTGCTAATGATCTTTACGGCAAAGATCTGCCCTGGCTCAATTTCGTCCAGAGTTTTCCACAGGTTGCTGTGCGCTGTGTCGTTTTTGAGCCCAATATCGATGGGTTGGGTGCCGGCCACGAGCACCACCAGCCTCCCTGGAAACGTCTGCTGCGCATGATCGCGCCAGAAAAAAATGAAATCTGGACGATTTTCCTGATGGCATGTGCGGCTGGCCTGTTATCAGTCTCGGCTCCATTGGCGGCTCAACAACTCGTCCGCGCGGTGACTTTTGGTGGTGTCTTCCAGCCAATTATCGTTCTGAGCATTATCCTTTTGGGGCTGTTAAGTCTGCTCGGCGCCTTCCAGATTCTGAAGATCTACATCTCAGAAGTGATCCAGCGCCGCCTGTTCACGCGCATTACTGCGGATCTGGCATGGCGGCTTCCTCGTGTCAAAGAATCGGAATGGATGCATCATGACGGACAGGAACTCGTCAATCGGTTTCTGGAAGTGGTGACACTTCAGAAAGTCATCAGCAGCCTGCTGGTGGATGGATTAGCGATCATTCTGGCGACAATTGTCGGTATGACATTGATGGCGTTCTATCATCCGTTTCTTCTCGGTTATGACCTTGTCCTGATTGTGCTGTTGTCGATCATCATTTTGACAATGGGGCGCGGAGGGGTGCGAACTTCCATCGAAGAATCCAACAATAAATACATGGCACTAGCCTGGTTCGAAGAACTGGTTCGCGTCCCCGCAATCTTCCGTACTCCTGATGGTGCTGCTCTGGCTTGGCAACGAAGCGATGCGCTATGCACACGTTATCTCAATGCGAGGCAAAGTCACTTTACGATTGTTCTCAGGCAATACATTGCTCTAGCGATACTCCAGGCTGTGGCAGCAACCGCCCTGCTGGGTCTGGGTGGTTATCTCGTACTTCGAGAACAATTGACACTCGGCCAACTGGTTGCTGCCGAACTGATCGTCGCCACTATTGTGGGTTCGTTTCTGAAACTGGGCAAGCACCTTGAAGAGTGGTTCGATCTCATGGCAGCGGTGAATAAACTGGGCCATCTGTTCGACCTGCCTGTGACCCAGCAAAGAGGGGTCTTGTTGCCCGAATCACGCAAACCGATCGCTCTCGATATGCGAAATGTTTCGTGGGGCCATTCGCCCGGTGTCGGTCATTGGATGACTCCCCATTTGACATGTGCTGTGACTCCGGGTTCATCGCTGGCCATTCTGGATAATCAGCCGGAGCATCGGTCAAAAATTCTCTCGGCCCTGGCAGGTGAGGCCTACGAATTCGAGGGAATCATCGAGCTCGATGGTTTACCACTGAATGATCTTCGTAAAGATCTTGTCAGATCACAGGTGGCTTTCGTCCAGATGCCTGAGATTCTGTCTGCTTCCATTGCCACCAACGTCCATTTGCATCGACCCGACGTCAGTGATCAGACCGTCAAGCGACGACTCGAAGATGTCGCACTCATGGCTCGAATTGAAACCTTACACGGTGGTATCCATACCGAACTATCGGCCAAAGGCGACCCGCTTTCTTCAACAGAGCAGATGCAACTGATGCTCGCACGAGCCATGGCAGGCTCTCCGCGTCTGCTTCTGATTGACGGATGGCTGGATGGCTTGCCCGACCACTTGCGGCAGCGTTTACTGGGCGTCCTCTTTGCGCCAGACAGAACGTGGACCACGATCATCGCCACCTCCCGGCCCGATATTGCCGCGCTGTGCGACCAGACCATCGAGATGGACAGTGCCGAATCTCGACCTTTGGAAGCACCTCGTCAACCATCCTTACCTGCGACCTAG